A DNA window from Theobroma cacao cultivar B97-61/B2 chromosome 5, Criollo_cocoa_genome_V2, whole genome shotgun sequence contains the following coding sequences:
- the LOC18600031 gene encoding putative disease resistance protein RGA1: MGGMGKTALSQLIYNDHRIQTHFENKIWVCVSDPFDQRQIAREILGGLNSGSTNLQNPISLESLLNEIREKIEGKKFFFVWDDVWSDRDQDWEPLKAAFQYGMPGSWILVTTRKESVARQMDLSHVFPLKQLPDEMCWSIIAQIAFTGENSDRRGNLEDIGREIAKKCKGLPLAAKTLGDLLRDKQRREEWQNVLSSEIWKSDFAQDIFQPLLLSYYDLPSTIRRCLLYCAIFQKDYRIRKDELIQRWMAQGYLTSADNFGRELEGEGYFKFLAARSFFQDFDNDADGNIRSCKMHDMVHEFVQFLTKYEFVTEKDVHLTLDLSYKKPRHLRLVAGPKGFPMSINSTEKLRSLVVVSLPDNGITNEALQNLFSQSKRLRLLELRLLLQGAEGICCEIGKLIHLRYLCLIDCTDIKYLPEALCELRNLQSLIIRFCPLLKKLPVGIGNLINLRYLSIERCRSVTYYPKGIGKLTSLMRLNRIIVRADRNDAEELSIGDLQHLDLLAGKIYVELEGDAIDGDEAKRAKLHNKIHLKQMYVSISPGIKEDEVVQALNPPSNLSVEIVDNQEDWIFRTIIVPLQSGQLGRLKTVISGSSEETAC, translated from the exons ATGGGAGGAATGGGAAAAACAGCTCTTTCCCAATTGATTTATAATGATCATAGAATTCAGACTCATTTTGAGAACAAAATTTGGGTGTGTGTCTCAGACCCCTTTGATCAAAGACAAATTGCTAGAGAAATTCTTGGAGGTCTCAACTCTGGTTCAACCAACCTTCAAAATCCAATTTCATTAGAGAGTCTTCTAAATGAAATTCGTGAAAagattgaaggaaaaaaattcttttttgtttgggATGATGTGTGGTCAGATCGTGATCAAGATTGGGAACCCTTAAAAGCTGCTTTTCAGTATGGCATGCCAGGAAGTTGGATTTTAGTAACTACTCGAAAGGAATCTGTTGCAAGGCAAATGGACTTGTCTCATGTCTTTCCTCTAAAACAATTACCTGATGAGATGTGTTGGTCGATAATTGCTCAAATAGCATTTACTGGAGAAAACAGTGACAGGCGTGGAAATTTAGAGGACATTGGAAGGGAAATTGCAAAGAAGTGTAAAGGTTTGCCGCTTGCCGCAAAAACTTTAGGAGATCTCCTGCGAGATAAACAAAGAAGAGAAGAGTGGCAAAATGTTTTGAGTAGTGAGATATGGAAATCAGATTTTGCACAAGATATTTTTCAACCTTTATTGTTGAGTTATTATGATTTGCCCTCAACAATAAGACGATGCTTATTGTATTGTGCGATCTTTCAGAAGGACTACCGGATTCGTAAAGATGAATTGATCCAACGTTGGATGGCGCAAGGCTATTTGACTTCTGCTGACAATTTTGGGAGAGAATTAGAAGGTGAAGGttactttaaatttttagcAGCTCGTTCATTTTTCCAAGATTTTGACAACGATGCTGATGGCAACATTCGTTCTTGTAAGATGCATGACATGGTACATGAGTTTGTccaatttttgacaaaatacGAGTTTGTCACAGAGAAGGATGTACATTTAACTTTGGACTTATCATACAAAAAACCTCGTCATTTGAGGTTGGTTGCAGGCCCGAAAGGTTTTCCCATGTCCATTAACAGCACTGAAAAATTGCGAAGCCTAGTGGTAGTTTCTCTACCAGATAATGGTATAACTAATGAAGCCTTACAGAACTTGTTTAGTCAATCCAAGCGTCTGAGATTATTGGAGCTTCGCTTGCTTTTGCAAGGCGCGGAAGGAATTTGCTGTGAAATAGGAAAGTTGATTCACTTGAGGTACCTTTGCTTGATTGATTGCActgatataaaatatttacctGAAGCATTGTGTGAATTGCGTAACTTACAATCCTTGATTATTCGGTTTTGCCCTCTTCTTAAGAAACTTCCCGTTGGAATCGGGAATTTGATTAACTTGAGGTATCTTTCTATTGAGCGTTGTCGTAGTGTGACTTACTACCCAAAAGGGATCGGTAAATTAACTTCTCTCATGAGATTAAATAGAATCATAGTGAGAGCAGATCGTAATGATGCTGAAGAACTCAGCATTGGAGATCTACAACACTTGGACCTCCTTGCTGGAAAAATTTATGTTGAACTGGAAGGAGATGCAATAGATGGGGATGAGGCTAAGAGAGCCAAGCTTCACAACAAGATACATCTCAAGCAAATGTATGTAAGCATCTCTCCGGGTATAAAGGAAGACGAGGTAGTTCAAGCCTTAAACCCACCATCCAACTTGTCTGTAGAAATCGTTGACAACCAGGAGGATTGGATATTCAGGACCATTATAGTGCCGTTGCAGTCAGGGCAGCTCGGGCGTTTAAAAACTGTAATCTCGG GAAGTAGTGAGGAGACTGCTTGTtga
- the LOC108662035 gene encoding putative disease resistance protein RGA3 has product MAEAIVSAILPQLAAIATENAREEWSLVTGVEKEVERLENNLKAIQCELEDAEEKQFINKRVQHWLDRFKQVSYDMEDVLDDWKIALDKLQTDGVETSSVPKRKVCAFVSCFSFGSQIARRHDIATRIKEINEEVDEIAKDRVRTELVKSEIKQPKRSESTSFVDVSQIVGRDGVKEDIISTLLFGTSEEGSCKNIPTITIVGMGGMGKTALAQLIYNDHRIKTHFENKIWVCVSDPFDQTQIARAILGGLHPGSTNLQNPVSLEILLNDIRERIKEKKFFLVLDDVWTDRDQDWEPFKATFQYGMSGSWILATTRKESVARQMDVSHVFRLEQLSEEICWSMIAQIAFTEGSRDRRKYFEDIGRKIAKKCKGLPLAAKTLGCLLRDKVRREEWQNILNSEIWKSKFAQDIFSPLLLSYYDLPSTIRRCLLYCAFFPKDYEFRKDELIQHWMAQGYLNSDDNFGRELQGDDYFTCLAARSFYQEFEEDVDGSIRSCKMHDMIHDFVQFLTKYEFAVEEDVDLTLDLSSKKPRHLRLVEGGKGFPMSVNGTEKLRSLVAVSRDINGVTNEALQNLFSESKRLRLLELDLLYLGAKGICCEIGKLIHLRYLSLIDCYDIEYLPEAVCELRNLQSLIIRCCPRLKKLPVGIGNLINLRYLSIDRFCDGLTYYPKGIGKLTSLMRLDRIIVRADRNDAEELSIGDLQHLDLLAGNINVDLVGDAIDGDEAKRAKLHNKIHLKQMHVRISPDVKKEEVVQALNPPSNLSVEIVDYEQDRIKRTILAHAQALRAALLFKNCNLG; this is encoded by the coding sequence ATGGCCGAAGCTATTGTTTCCGCGATCTTGCCACAGCTGGCCGCAATAGCAACTGAGAATGCACGGGAAGAGTGGAGTCTGGTGACGGGTGTCGAGAAAGAAGTCGAAAGGCTCGAAAACAATCTCAAGGCAATCCAGTGCGAGCTTGAAGATGCGGAGGAAAAACAATTCATCAACAAACGTGTCCAACATTGGTTAGATAGGTTCAAACAAGTTTCTTATGACATGGAAGACGTATTGGACGACTGGAAGATTGCACTCGACAAGTTGCAAACAGATGGAGTTGAAACCTCTTCTGTTCCAAAGAGGAAGGTATGTGCCTTCGTTTCCTGCTTTTCCTTTGGCTCACAAATTGCTAGGCGTCATGACATCGCTACCagaataaaagaaatcaaTGAAGAGGTAGACGAGATTGCTAAAGACAGAGTTAGGACTGAATTGGTAAAAAGTGAAATTAAGCAACCTAAGCGGTCAGAAAGCACTTCTTTTGTAGATGTGTCACAGATAGTTGGTCGAGATGGGGTCAAAGAAGACATAATAAGTACATTGCTCTTTGGAACTAGTGAAGAAGGGAGTTGCAAGAATATTCCTACCATCACCATAGTAGGGATGGGAGGAATGGGAAAAACAGCTcttgcccaattaatttataatgatCATAGAATTAAGactcattttgaaaacaaaatttgggTGTGTGTCTCAGACCCCTTTGATCAAACACAAATTGCTAGAGCAATTCTTGGAGGCCTCCACCCTGGTTCAACGAACCTTCAAAATCCAGTTTCACTGGAAATTCTTTTAAATGACATTCGTGAAAggattaaagaaaagaaattctttcttgttttagATGATGTGTGGACGGATCGTGATCAAGATTGGGAGCCGTTTAAAGCTACTTTTCAGTATGGCATGTCGGGAAGTTGGATTTTAGCAACTACTCGAAAGGAATCAGTTGCAAGGCAAATGGACGTGTCTCATGTCTTTCGTCTAGAACAATTATCTGAGGAGATTTGTTGGTCGATGATTGCTCAAATAGCATTTACCGAAGGAAGCAGGGATAGGCGTAAATATTTTGAGGATATTGGAAGGAAAATTGCAAAAAAGTGTAAAGGTTTGCCGCTTGCTGCAAAAACTTTAGGATGTCTCCTGCGAGATAAAGTACGAAGAGAAGAGTggcaaaatattttgaatagtgagaTATGGAAATCAAAGTTTGCACAAGATATCTTTTCACCTTTACTATTGAGTTATTATGATTTGCCCTCAACGATAAGACGATGCTTATTGTACTGTGCATTCTTTCCCAAGGACTATGAATTTCGTAAAGATGAACTGATCCAGCATTGGATGGCACAAGGTTATTTGAACTCTGATGACAATTTTGGGAGAGAATTGCAAGGTGACGATTACTTTACATGCTTAGCAGCTCGTTCTTTTTACCAAGAGTTTGAAGAAGATGTTGACGGCAGCATTCGATCCTGTAAGATGCATGACATGATACACGACTTTGTccaatttttgacaaaatacGAGTTTGCTGTAGAGGAGGATGTAGATTTGACGTTGGACTTATCATCCAAAAAACCTCGTCATTTGAGGTTGGTTGAAGGCGGGAAAGGTTTTCCTATGTCCGTTAACGGCACTGAAAAATTGCGAAGCCTAGTAGCAGTTTCTCGAGACATTAATGGTGTAACTAATGAAGCCTTGCAGAACTTGTTCAGTGAATCCAAGCGTCTGAGATTATTGGAGCTTGACTTGCTTTATCTAGGCGCGAAAGGAATTTGCTGTGAAATAGGAAAGTTGATTCACTTGAGGTACCTTAGCTTGATTGATTGCTATGATATAGAATATTTACCTGAAGCAGTGTGTGAATTGCGTAACTTACAATCCTTGATTATTCGGTGCTGCCCTCGTCTTAAGAAACTTCCCGTTGGAATCGGGAATTTGATTAACTTGAGGTATCTTTCTATTGATCGGTTCTGTGATGGTCTGACTTACTACCCAAAAGGGATCGGTAAATTAACTTCTCTCATGAGATTAGATAGAATCATAGTGAGAGCAGATCGTAATGATGCTGAAGAACTCAGCATTGGAGATCTACAACACTTGGACCTCCTTGCTGGAAATATTAATGTTGACCTGGTAGGAGATGCAATAGATGGGGATGAGGCTAAGAGAGCCAAGCTTCACAACAAGATACATCTCAAGCAAATGCATGTAAGGATCTCTCCGGATGTAAAGAAAGAGGAGGTAGTTCAAGCCTTAAACCCACCATCCAACTTGTCTGTAGAAATCGTTGACTACGAGCAGGATCGGATAAAAAGGACCATTTTAGCTCATGCCCAAGCACTCAGGGCAGCTCTGCTGTTTAAAAACTGTAATCTCGGGTGA